In Spinacia oleracea cultivar Varoflay chromosome 5, BTI_SOV_V1, whole genome shotgun sequence, a single window of DNA contains:
- the LOC130461285 gene encoding uncharacterized protein isoform X1, with protein MPRTGPATWCRSGNQRLVRLKDTSPTPGLVTPSSVRRPSFQGSLLPQPRFAPPNMSIEDLRDQMVQMTQLMGQLKMENEALAAAQAKNDLENEKRIEKMVLQQTMGSKYFSLEPEPFSGKLPEKFSSSDLPKFKATHNPRDHLLSFVNTMNLKGVDKSMYLPAFPLSLEPVPLKWYYHQDPKLFPTWEDFVNVFIKQYSSNMDFQVTMRELEVLFQNKNEGFTTYFARWRDQAAQLINRPPETELVQKFIDNLDPAYRQHLRYLGLDTFKRVYDVGIKIEDDLAKTIQSKPAYKTNTYNRGNTPQAQEVHAVEEAPARRYPIRWV; from the coding sequence atgcctaggactggtcctgccacttggtgccgatcagggaatcaacggctagtgcgtctcaaagatacatcaccaacaccaggtctagtaactccaagctccgtccgtcgtccctcatttcaaggatctctgcttccccaacctcgattcgcacctccaaacatgtccatcgaagatttgcgagaccagatggtccaaatgacccaactcatgggccaactgaaaatggaaaacgaagccttagcggctgcgcaagccaaaaatgacctcgaaaacgagaagaggatcgaaaaaatggtcctacagcaaaccatggggagcaaatacttctccctcgagcctgaacctttttctggcaaattaccagaaaagttcagttcatctgacttaccaaagttcaaggccacgcacaacccccgtgatcatctactgagctttgtgaataccatgaacttgaaaggcgtggacaagtccatgtacctacctgcctttcctttgtccttggaacctgtgccgctcaaatggtactatcaccaggaccctaagctcttccccacctgggaagactttgtcaatgtcttcatcaagcaatactcgtcgaacatggatttccaagtcaccatgcgcgagctggaagttctcttccaaaataaaaatgagggtttcacaacctactttgctagatggagggaccaggcggcccagctaatcaataggcctcccgaaacagaattggtccaaaaattcattgacaacttggacccggcttacagacaacaccttaggtacctgggactcgacactttcaaaagggtttatgatgtgggaataaaaatcgaggacgacctcgccaaaaccatacagagcaaacctgcatataagaccaacacctataatcggggtaacacaccccaagcccaagaagtccatgctgtagaagaggctcccgcccgaagataccctatAAGATGGGTCTGA